A DNA window from Synchiropus splendidus isolate RoL2022-P1 chromosome 2, RoL_Sspl_1.0, whole genome shotgun sequence contains the following coding sequences:
- the LOC128753996 gene encoding neuropeptide B-like: protein MERSLIAALCVGLSLLISVQHADAWYKQSTGPSYYSVGRASGLLSGIRRSPYVRRSESAETVMDVGESASNSVLQDASRQISILKSMAICVKDISPNLKTCELMQDGTGTFQCKADVFLTLDSLDCLSA from the exons ATGGAGAGGTCGCTCATCGCCGCGCTCTGTGTCGGACTGTCTCTGCTCATCTCGGTCCAACACGCCGACGCCTGGTACAAACAGTCCACCGGACCCAGCTACTACTCCGTGGGCCGAGCGTCCGGGCTGCTCTCCGGCATCAGGAGGTCACCGTACGTCCGCAGGTCCGAGTCCGCGGAGACAGTGATGGACGTGGGAGAGTCGGCGAGTAACAGCGTGCTGCAAGACGCCAGCAGGCAGATCTCCATCCTCAAAAGCATG GCCATCTGTGTGAAGGACATCTCTCCAAACCTTAAGACCTGTGAGCTGATGCAGGACGGCACGGGAACCTTCCAGTGCAAGGCGGATGTCTTCCTCACCCTGGACTCGCTGGACTgcctgtctgcatga
- the LOC128753968 gene encoding N-sulphoglucosamine sulphohydrolase-like, with protein sequence MLLVPKKFLIKAIMIHLLIYLVLSSCRIGASKHRNVLLIIADDAGFETEVYNNTVVKTPNLRSLAQRSLLFKNAFTSVSSCSPSRSTILTGLPQHQNGMYGLHQGVHHFNSFDGVQSLPLLLSKANVHTGIIGKKHVGPGSVYPFDFSYTEENNSVLQVGRNITRIKLLVRKFFQTHKEEVSKRNGDKGGDASNEEERPFFLYVAFHDTHRCGHSQPQYGAFCEKFGNGETGMGRIPDWTPEYYTPEQVKVPPFVPDTPAARADLAAQYTTVSRLDQGIGLVLRELRDAGYENDTLVIYSSDNGIPFPNGRTNLYHSGIAEPMLVSSPEHRQRWGDASEAYVSLLDITPTILDWFSIPYPTYYLPGSSAAQVHLTGRSLLPALVTEPSTWSTVFASQSLHEVTMFYPMRSIQQGAFHLLHNHQYRMPFPIDQDLYVSPSFQDLLNRTRQHQPTHWFKSLQQYYYRERWELYDTRSDPLETQNLVADPSYSGVLDSLRQSLQKWQWETGDPWVCGPDYVLEDKLEPRCRPLFNGL encoded by the exons cTGATGATGCAGGTTTTGAGACAGAGGTCTACAACAACACGGTGGTCAAAACCCCAAACCTTCGCTCTCTGGCGCAGCGCAGCCTGCTGTTTAAAAATGCCTTCACGTCTGTcagcagttgttctcccagtcgCTCGACCATCCTGACCGGTCTACCACAG CACCAGAATGGCATGTACGGCCTCCACCAGGGTGTCCATCATTTCAACTCCTTTGATGGCGTACAAAGTTTGCCGCTGCTCCTGAGCAAGGCCAATGTGCACACCG GCATCATTGGAAAGAAGCATGTCGGTCCCGGGTCAGTGTACCCCTTCGACTTTTCCTACACCGAAGAAAACAACTCCGTCTTGCAAGTTGGGAGAAACATAACCAGGATCAAACTGCTGGTCCGCAAATTCTTCCAAACCCATAAAGAAGAAGTCTCAAAGAGAAATGGGGACAAAGGAGGAGATGCTTCAAATGAAGAAGAGAGGCCTTTTTTCCTTTATGTTGCATTTCATGACACCCACAGATGTGGACACTCACAACCTCAGTATGGAGCGTTCTGTGAGAAGTTTGGGAATGGTGAGACGGGGATGGGAAGGATTCCTGACTGGACACCGGAGTATTACACACCAGAGCAAGTGAAG GTTCCACCCTTTGTTCCGGACACCCCTGCTGCACGAGCTGATCTGGCTGCACAGTACACCACCGTCAGCAGGTTGGATCAGG GAATCGGATTAGTTCTTCGAGAGCTACGTGATGCGGGTTACGAGAACGACACTCTGGTCATTTACAGCTCGGATAATGGCATCCCCTTCCCTAACGGCAGAACCAACTTGTATCATTCTGGGATTGCGGAGCCTATGCTGGTCTCCTCTCCTGAGCATAGGCAGCGCTGGGGAGACGCCAGCGAAGCTTACGTCAGCTTGCTGG ACATCACTCCCACCATCCTGGACTGGTTTTCCATTCCATACCCTACCTACTATCTTCCCGGCAGCTCTGCCGCCCAAGTCCACCTCACAGGTCGCTCCCTGTTGCCTGCACTGGTCACTGAACCGAGCACCTGGAGCACCGTCTTCGCCAGCCAGTCGCTGCACGAG GTGACAATGTTCTATCCCATGCGCTccatccagcagggggcgttcCACCTCCTTCACAACCACCAGTACCGCATGCCCTTCCCCATCGACCAGGACCTGTATGTGTCACCTTCCTTCCAAGACCTGCTGAATCGGACCCGGCAGCACCAGCCGACTCACTGGTTCAAAAGCCTGCAGCAGTATTACTACAGAGAGCGCTGGGAGCTGTACGACACCAG GTCAGATCCTCTTGAGACCCAGAACCTTGTGGCAGACCCGTCCTACAGTGGCGTGCTGGATAGCCTGAGGCAAAGTCTGCAGAAGTGGCAGTGGGAGACGGGGGACCCCTGGGTTTGTGGACCAGACTACGTCCTGGAGGACAAGCTGGAGCCGCGCTGCAGGCCGCTCTTTAACGGACTCTAA